Proteins found in one Massilia sp. H6 genomic segment:
- a CDS encoding phosphoglycerate kinase, producing the protein MDDVLSFTRLQDLIDRSLLTNKRVFIRADLNVPQDDAGNITEDTRVRASVPAIQAALKAGAAVMVTSHLGRPSEGAFKPEDSLAPVAVRLSELLGQPVELKQDWLENVDVAPGQVVLLENCRVNKGEKKNDDELARKMAGLCDIYVNDAFGTAHRAEATTHGIAKYAPVVAAGPLLAAELDALGKALGQPKRPLLAIVAGSKVSSKLSILQSLAGKVDNLIVGGGIANTFMKAVGLNIGKSLVENDLVNEAKQIIDLMSARGASVPIPVDVVCAKEFSPTAVATVKDVADVADDDMILDIGPKTAAMLAEQVAKAGTIVWNGPVGVFEFDQFAEGTRTLALAIADSQGFSVAGGGDTLAAIAKYDIGDRIGYISTGGGAFLEFLEGKTLPAVEILLQRNAT; encoded by the coding sequence ATGGACGACGTTCTCAGTTTCACCCGCTTGCAAGACCTGATCGACCGCTCGCTGCTGACAAACAAGCGCGTTTTCATCCGCGCCGACCTGAACGTTCCGCAAGATGACGCTGGCAATATCACCGAAGACACCCGCGTGCGCGCCTCGGTGCCGGCCATCCAGGCCGCGCTCAAGGCTGGCGCCGCCGTCATGGTGACCTCGCACCTGGGGCGCCCAAGCGAGGGTGCATTCAAGCCCGAAGACAGCCTGGCGCCGGTCGCCGTGCGCCTGTCCGAGCTGCTCGGCCAACCGGTCGAACTGAAGCAGGACTGGCTTGAGAACGTCGATGTCGCGCCAGGCCAGGTTGTGCTGCTGGAAAACTGCCGTGTCAACAAAGGCGAAAAGAAGAACGACGACGAGCTGGCCCGCAAGATGGCCGGGCTGTGCGATATCTACGTCAACGATGCCTTTGGCACCGCGCACCGCGCCGAAGCCACTACCCACGGCATCGCGAAATACGCGCCGGTGGTGGCGGCCGGCCCGCTCCTGGCGGCCGAGCTCGACGCGCTGGGCAAGGCCCTCGGCCAGCCCAAGCGTCCCCTGCTGGCCATCGTGGCCGGCTCGAAAGTGTCAAGTAAGCTTTCCATTTTGCAGAGCCTGGCAGGCAAGGTCGACAACCTGATCGTCGGCGGTGGCATCGCCAATACCTTCATGAAGGCTGTTGGCCTGAACATCGGCAAGTCGCTGGTCGAGAACGACCTGGTGAACGAAGCGAAGCAGATCATCGACCTGATGAGCGCGCGTGGCGCCTCGGTGCCGATTCCGGTCGACGTGGTCTGCGCCAAAGAATTCAGCCCAACCGCGGTTGCCACCGTCAAGGATGTGGCGGATGTGGCCGACGACGACATGATCCTGGACATCGGTCCGAAGACCGCCGCCATGCTGGCCGAACAGGTCGCCAAGGCCGGCACCATTGTCTGGAACGGCCCGGTTGGCGTGTTCGAGTTCGACCAGTTCGCCGAAGGCACCAGGACGCTGGCGCTGGCGATCGCCGACTCGCAGGGGTTCTCGGTTGCCGGCGGCGGCGACACCCTGGCCGCCATTGCCAAGTACGACATCGGCGACCGGATCGGTTATATCTCCACCGGCGGCGGCGCCTTCCTCGAGTTCCTCGAAGGCAAGACCCTGCCGGCAGTCGAGATCCTGCTCCAGCGGAACGCGACCTAA
- a CDS encoding AzlD domain-containing protein — MSDWEIWAIIGVLCLATAATRSSFWLIGHRVTIPPRVQEMLRYAPACALAAIVGPDMLVDAQGEAQFTLANPKLLAGLAALAFYLWRRSMILTILFGMAVFTLLRLLHVFGAPA, encoded by the coding sequence ATGTCTGACTGGGAAATCTGGGCCATCATCGGCGTGCTGTGCCTGGCCACCGCCGCCACCCGCAGCTCGTTCTGGCTGATCGGCCACCGCGTGACGATTCCGCCGCGCGTGCAGGAGATGCTGCGCTATGCGCCGGCCTGTGCGCTGGCCGCCATCGTCGGTCCCGACATGCTGGTCGATGCGCAAGGCGAGGCGCAATTTACGCTGGCCAATCCGAAGCTGCTCGCCGGCCTGGCCGCACTGGCGTTTTACCTGTGGCGCCGCAGTATGATACTGACCATTTTGTTTGGCATGGCGGTCTTCACTCTGTTGCGCCTGTTACACGTTTTTGGCGCCCCAGCCTAA
- a CDS encoding AzlC family ABC transporter permease, which translates to MSQPAPPGPSHPAPAEAHDPAAWREGFKTGLPTLFGIAAWGLVVGIAMVKSGLSPVQAVGMTLLVFAGSAQLASLPLIVAAAPIWVIFATALVVNLRFVIFSALLGPHFAHLPWKQRFLLGYVSGDITVAMFLRRYPTAERVAGKLSYLKGLMYPNWFAWQIGSLTGIFLGSAIPAEWGLGFAGTLAILCITVPLIINSAALCGVVVAGAISVLAYGLPYKLGLLLAVVVGMVTAMTIEETVIKRHMKRKAGHV; encoded by the coding sequence ATGAGCCAGCCAGCCCCGCCGGGCCCGTCCCATCCTGCGCCGGCCGAGGCCCACGACCCGGCTGCGTGGCGCGAAGGCTTCAAGACCGGCCTGCCGACCTTGTTCGGCATCGCCGCCTGGGGCCTGGTGGTGGGGATCGCGATGGTCAAGAGCGGCCTGAGCCCGGTGCAGGCAGTCGGCATGACCCTGCTGGTGTTTGCCGGATCGGCCCAGCTTGCTTCACTTCCGCTGATCGTGGCCGCCGCGCCGATCTGGGTCATCTTTGCCACCGCGCTGGTCGTCAACCTGCGCTTCGTCATCTTTTCTGCCTTGCTCGGCCCCCACTTCGCGCACCTGCCGTGGAAGCAGCGCTTCTTGCTTGGCTATGTCTCAGGTGACATTACGGTGGCCATGTTCCTGCGCCGCTATCCAACTGCTGAACGGGTCGCCGGCAAACTATCCTATCTAAAAGGATTGATGTACCCGAACTGGTTTGCCTGGCAGATCGGTTCGCTGACCGGCATCTTCCTGGGTAGCGCGATTCCGGCCGAATGGGGTCTTGGCTTTGCCGGAACGCTGGCGATCCTGTGCATCACGGTACCGTTGATTATCAATAGTGCCGCGCTGTGCGGCGTGGTGGTGGCGGGCGCGATCTCGGTGCTGGCATATGGCCTGCCATATAAACTGGGCCTGCTGCTGGCAGTCGTGGTCGGCATGGTCACCGCCATGACGATCGAAGAAACCGTGATCAAACGGCACATGAAGCGAAAGGCCGGGCATGTCTGA
- a CDS encoding zinc-finger domain-containing protein, with product MNQKTMPVVELEAKDLPAHCPNPAMPLWSSHPRVFLDFDHHGDAKCPYCGTQYRLAAGTVLKHH from the coding sequence ATGAACCAAAAGACGATGCCCGTGGTGGAGCTCGAGGCCAAGGACTTGCCGGCACATTGCCCGAACCCGGCCATGCCGCTGTGGTCGTCGCACCCGCGCGTCTTCCTCGACTTCGACCACCATGGCGACGCCAAGTGCCCTTACTGCGGCACCCAGTACCGCCTGGCCGCTGGCACCGTGCTCAAGCACCACTAA
- a CDS encoding YheT family hydrolase: protein MHYRAPAWLPGGHLQTIYPATCIPRAPVAYRRERWTSSDGDFVDVDFVDGQPGKPLVVLFHGLEGSSASHYARSLMAALQSRGWSGAVPHFRGCSGEPNLTPRFYHSGDALEVDWIVRKLHARMQGDSGPLFAAGVSLGGNALLRWLGESGQAAGIVKAACAVSAPLDLAQGGKALGSGFNRLYTRMFLQTLKPKCLAKLERYPGLFDRRALLEARDLYAFDNVVTAPLHGYRDTDDYWHRASARHVLHDITVPTLVLNARNDPFLPGQHLPTGASSMVRLEYPDEGGHVGFSTGPFPGRSNWLPQKILHFFDGLAPNCATRAHELCEAP, encoded by the coding sequence ATGCATTACCGCGCGCCAGCGTGGCTCCCCGGCGGCCACCTCCAGACCATCTACCCGGCTACCTGCATCCCCAGGGCGCCGGTTGCCTACCGGCGCGAGCGCTGGACCAGTAGCGACGGCGACTTCGTCGACGTCGATTTCGTCGACGGCCAGCCGGGCAAGCCGCTGGTGGTGCTGTTCCACGGACTCGAAGGCTCGTCCGCGAGTCATTACGCGCGTTCGCTGATGGCAGCCTTGCAATCGCGTGGCTGGTCGGGAGCGGTCCCGCATTTCCGCGGCTGCTCGGGCGAGCCGAACCTGACGCCGCGCTTTTATCACTCGGGCGACGCCCTTGAGGTCGACTGGATCGTGCGCAAACTGCATGCGCGCATGCAGGGTGACAGCGGCCCGCTGTTCGCCGCGGGCGTGTCGCTCGGCGGCAATGCGCTGCTGCGCTGGCTGGGCGAATCGGGCCAGGCCGCCGGCATCGTCAAGGCAGCCTGCGCGGTCTCGGCGCCGCTCGACCTGGCGCAGGGCGGCAAGGCGCTTGGGTCGGGTTTCAACCGGCTGTACACGCGCATGTTCTTGCAAACGCTCAAGCCGAAATGCCTGGCCAAGCTCGAACGCTATCCCGGTCTGTTCGACCGCCGCGCCCTGCTCGAGGCGCGCGATCTCTACGCCTTTGACAACGTGGTGACCGCGCCGCTGCATGGTTATCGCGATACCGACGACTACTGGCACCGCGCCAGCGCGCGCCACGTGCTGCACGACATCACGGTACCGACTCTTGTGCTCAATGCCCGCAACGACCCTTTTTTGCCGGGCCAGCACCTGCCCACGGGCGCGTCTAGCATGGTAAGGCTCGAGTATCCGGACGAAGGCGGCCATGTCGGCTTTTCGACCGGCCCCTTTCCGGGTCGCAGCAACTGGCTGCCACAAAAAATCCTGCACTTCTTCGACGGCCTGGCCCCGAATTGCGCGACCCGTGCGCATGAACTGTGCGAAGCTCCCTGA
- a CDS encoding DUF2946 family protein, translating into MDDIVKQAMAKWPNVPHCYGWLALDARGNWRMRDDTAQRANAPGDKLAHTALIGFINRNYAHDDQGRWYFQNGPQRVYVNLEATPFIARTDPAQGFVLHNGQALPPVSGAFMTDAGSVIVQSGDILAQLDDRDVEQVLGQMQLDGRPASIEAIMAWLEDDSEPLVLVLGEARVRVERLAAEAVPRRFGYVQTPGS; encoded by the coding sequence ATGGACGACATCGTAAAACAGGCAATGGCCAAGTGGCCGAACGTGCCGCATTGCTACGGCTGGCTGGCGCTGGACGCGCGCGGCAACTGGCGCATGCGCGACGACACCGCGCAGCGCGCCAACGCCCCGGGCGACAAGCTGGCGCACACGGCGCTGATCGGCTTTATCAACCGCAATTACGCGCACGACGACCAAGGCCGCTGGTATTTCCAGAACGGCCCGCAACGCGTGTACGTGAACCTGGAAGCGACGCCCTTCATTGCGCGTACCGACCCGGCGCAGGGCTTCGTGCTGCACAACGGGCAGGCGCTGCCGCCAGTAAGTGGCGCCTTCATGACCGATGCCGGCAGCGTCATCGTGCAGTCGGGTGACATCCTGGCCCAGCTGGACGACCGCGACGTGGAACAGGTGCTGGGTCAGATGCAGCTCGATGGCCGGCCAGCCTCGATCGAGGCCATCATGGCCTGGCTCGAAGACGATTCCGAGCCGCTGGTGCTGGTGCTGGGCGAAGCCCGCGTGCGCGTCGAGCGGCTGGCGGCCGAAGCCGTGCCGCGCCGCTTCGGCTACGTGCAGACCCCGGGTTCGTAG
- a CDS encoding M48 family metalloprotease, whose product MTTALALALSTAAACAIAAPAEPLRKPDQTRLPTLGDAARQDLSPVVERKLGEEIMRDVRRDAAYLDDDPITDYLNNLGNALVAAVPGARGETNADFSFFAMRDPNLNAFALPGGFIGAHTGLIVAAQNESELAGVMSHEIGHVSQRHIARMLGQQKQDVLLPLAAMILAALAARASSDAAMGVLMGGQGLAVQRQLNFSRDAEREADRVGFQIMSAGGYDTTGIVGFFKRLQSASKLYGEIPTQLASLSSHPLTAERITDMQARIREIPRKARIDNLDFQLVRARARVLQDESVNGRRDTKTAFTTQLKEGHRHLQAGAQYGLALLALRQGNTVEAQSWLDKARTTVKPAEGVFSSQSSAGDGATMFAGLALEIKLAPGQPQALVQQAVQDADRARQRYPLSRALARQYGEALIAAGKLEEATRYLRDQTQLYREEPKLHDMLARAYAKQGKIALQHMALAESYAGAGALPAAVAQLELARKAGDVSFYDQAVIDAREREIKARQKAEKEEEKQW is encoded by the coding sequence GTGACGACCGCCCTGGCCCTGGCCCTGTCCACGGCCGCTGCTTGCGCCATCGCGGCTCCGGCCGAACCCCTGCGCAAGCCCGACCAGACCCGCCTGCCGACACTTGGCGACGCCGCGCGGCAAGACCTGTCGCCGGTCGTCGAACGCAAGCTCGGCGAGGAGATCATGCGCGACGTGCGACGCGACGCTGCCTACCTCGACGACGACCCGATCACCGACTACCTCAACAACCTGGGCAATGCGCTGGTTGCGGCCGTGCCGGGCGCACGCGGCGAGACCAACGCCGATTTTTCGTTCTTCGCCATGCGCGACCCGAACCTGAATGCGTTCGCGCTGCCGGGCGGCTTCATCGGCGCGCATACCGGCCTGATCGTCGCCGCGCAGAACGAATCCGAACTGGCCGGCGTGATGTCGCACGAGATCGGCCACGTCTCGCAGCGCCACATCGCGCGCATGCTGGGACAGCAGAAGCAGGACGTGCTGCTGCCGCTGGCGGCGATGATCCTGGCGGCGCTGGCCGCGCGCGCCAGCTCCGATGCCGCGATGGGCGTGCTGATGGGCGGCCAGGGCCTGGCCGTGCAGCGCCAGCTCAACTTCAGTCGCGACGCCGAGCGCGAGGCCGACCGGGTCGGTTTCCAGATCATGAGCGCCGGTGGCTACGACACCACCGGCATCGTCGGCTTCTTCAAGCGCCTGCAGTCGGCCAGCAAGCTGTACGGTGAGATTCCGACCCAACTGGCTAGCCTGAGCAGCCACCCCTTGACCGCCGAGCGCATCACCGACATGCAGGCGCGCATCCGCGAGATTCCACGCAAGGCGCGCATCGACAACCTCGATTTCCAGCTGGTGCGGGCCCGTGCCCGCGTGCTGCAGGACGAAAGCGTCAACGGCCGGCGCGACACCAAGACCGCTTTCACCACCCAGCTCAAGGAAGGTCACCGCCACCTCCAGGCCGGCGCCCAGTATGGCCTGGCCCTGCTGGCGCTTCGCCAGGGCAATACTGTCGAGGCGCAATCCTGGCTCGACAAGGCACGCACCACCGTCAAGCCGGCAGAAGGCGTGTTCTCCAGCCAGTCCAGTGCCGGCGATGGCGCAACGATGTTCGCCGGGCTGGCGCTCGAGATCAAGCTGGCGCCAGGACAGCCGCAGGCGCTGGTGCAGCAGGCGGTGCAAGATGCGGACCGGGCGCGCCAGCGCTATCCCTTGTCGCGCGCGCTGGCACGCCAGTACGGCGAAGCCTTGATCGCGGCCGGCAAACTAGAAGAAGCGACGCGCTACCTGCGCGACCAGACGCAGCTCTACCGCGAAGAGCCGAAGCTGCACGACATGCTGGCCCGCGCCTACGCCAAGCAGGGCAAGATCGCCTTGCAGCATATGGCGCTGGCCGAATCGTATGCGGGGGCTGGCGCGCTGCCGGCCGCGGTGGCGCAGCTCGAACTGGCGCGCAAGGCGGGCGACGTGTCGTTCTACGACCAGGCCGTCATCGACGCGCGCGAGCGCGAGATCAAGGCCCGGCAGAAAGCAGAGAAAGAAGAAGAAAAGCAGTGGTGA
- the moaC gene encoding cyclic pyranopterin monophosphate synthase MoaC — MSSPTLPLEQLTHFDSTGQAHMVDVGAKQDTHRIAVAAGTIRMQPETLALIQSGTARKGDVIGIARIAAIMAAKRTGDLVPLCHPLPITRVAVDFEVDEAASSVHCRAQVETIGKTGVEMEALTSVQVGLLTIYDMCKAVDRGMVMTDVRVLEKHGGKSGDWTAQPGR; from the coding sequence ATGAGCTCCCCTACCCTCCCGCTTGAGCAACTCACCCACTTCGATTCCACCGGCCAGGCCCACATGGTCGACGTCGGCGCCAAGCAAGATACTCACCGCATCGCCGTCGCCGCCGGTACCATCCGCATGCAGCCGGAAACCCTGGCGCTGATCCAGTCGGGCACTGCCAGGAAAGGTGACGTGATCGGTATCGCGCGGATTGCGGCGATCATGGCCGCCAAACGCACGGGCGACCTGGTACCGCTGTGCCATCCACTGCCGATCACGCGGGTGGCGGTCGATTTCGAGGTGGACGAGGCCGCCAGCAGCGTGCATTGCCGGGCGCAGGTCGAAACCATCGGCAAGACCGGGGTCGAGATGGAAGCACTCACTAGCGTGCAGGTCGGCCTGCTGACGATTTACGACATGTGCAAGGCAGTCGACCGCGGCATGGTCATGACCGATGTGCGGGTGCTGGAAAAGCATGGCGGCAAGAGCGGAGACTGGACCGCACAACCCGGCCGCTGA
- a CDS encoding LysM peptidoglycan-binding domain-containing protein, whose amino-acid sequence MKTLLAAVACITLLSACKKDEPVPATTAPVAVVPDQTTTTPTTPATSMPPATETTEVVPAAVPATATVPESGSSGSSGSSVAGMTEAGGDGMYEVEKGDTLWGIAEKNSISHGDLAKWNNIADPKELHVGRKLRLTAP is encoded by the coding sequence ATGAAAACATTACTCGCAGCCGTAGCTTGCATCACCTTGTTGAGCGCATGTAAAAAAGACGAGCCCGTGCCAGCCACGACGGCGCCTGTCGCGGTGGTGCCAGATCAGACCACGACGACCCCGACTACCCCGGCAACCTCCATGCCGCCTGCTACCGAGACTACCGAGGTCGTGCCTGCGGCGGTGCCTGCGACCGCAACCGTTCCTGAGTCGGGCTCATCGGGCTCATCGGGTTCGTCGGTTGCCGGCATGACCGAGGCAGGCGGCGACGGCATGTACGAGGTAGAAAAAGGTGACACCCTGTGGGGTATCGCCGAGAAAAACTCGATCAGCCATGGCGATCTCGCCAAATGGAACAACATCGCCGATCCTAAAGAGCTGCACGTTGGCCGCAAGCTGCGGCTGACCGCTCCGTAA
- a CDS encoding DUF4386 domain-containing protein → MSAPHPAMDRLRPVQPVARSAGLLYLIIIVIGLLGEAFIRNSLVVPGDPTATARSILASEWLWRLGVAGQLVLLVCAVALTAIWYVLLRPVNRNLALAVVCFGLVSLAVESVSALQLQAVLDPLTNATLAKVASVEQRHGLSYLALVAHAKAFGVALIFFGVQCLLVGYLIRKSGYLPAILGTAMQVVGASYLINSFAMFLSPPLQNLLFPAILLPALVGESAMCLWLLVKGVDQAAWHRATRAADQRATASLGA, encoded by the coding sequence ATGTCCGCACCGCACCCCGCCATGGATCGATTGCGACCGGTGCAGCCAGTGGCCCGTAGCGCAGGATTGCTCTACCTGATCATCATCGTGATCGGCCTGCTTGGCGAAGCGTTCATCCGCAACAGCCTGGTGGTGCCGGGCGATCCGACTGCCACCGCGCGCAGTATCCTGGCGTCGGAGTGGTTATGGCGACTGGGCGTGGCCGGGCAGCTGGTGCTGCTGGTCTGCGCGGTGGCCCTGACTGCGATCTGGTACGTTCTGCTACGCCCAGTGAACCGCAACCTGGCGCTGGCGGTAGTGTGTTTTGGCCTGGTCTCGCTGGCGGTCGAAAGCGTCAGTGCGCTTCAGTTGCAAGCGGTGCTCGATCCTCTCACCAACGCGACCCTGGCGAAAGTCGCCAGTGTGGAACAACGCCATGGCTTGAGTTACCTGGCGCTGGTCGCGCATGCGAAAGCCTTCGGGGTCGCGCTCATTTTCTTTGGCGTGCAATGCCTGCTGGTGGGCTACCTGATCCGCAAATCAGGCTACCTCCCGGCCATTCTTGGCACGGCGATGCAGGTGGTGGGCGCGAGCTACCTGATCAATAGTTTCGCCATGTTCCTGTCGCCGCCCCTGCAGAACCTGTTGTTCCCGGCGATCTTGCTGCCGGCCCTGGTAGGGGAGAGCGCGATGTGCCTGTGGTTGCTGGTAAAAGGCGTGGACCAGGCAGCATGGCACCGGGCGACCCGGGCCGCGGATCAGCGCGCAACAGCCAGCCTGGGCGCCTGA
- a CDS encoding S9 family peptidase, with product MKFRLPSLLPHWPQLLPIAAATLAATTAMAAPRGFTVEDLVNMERVGSPAVSPDASRVVYTVRSTDLAKNRGHTELWMVDLRAAKPAPRRLTSHASNSTDPEWAPSGDAVYFLSSRSGSSQVWRIPVAGAKAGAGPVKVTDLPLDVDSFRVSPTGERLALSMSVFRDCANLACTKERAAAKAKDKASGKLYDRLFVRHWDTWKDHRNAVLFSAPLDASGKVSAAPVNLSGTLDGDVPSKPFGDREEFRFSPDGKTIVFSVRLAGKTEAWSTNFDLYSVPATGGAAPRNLTPDNPAWDAKGVYSPDGRTLAYLAMARPGFEADRFQIMLMDVASGDKRKLAADWDRSPGSLHWSADGKALIVDAEDLGQHRLFSIDVATGKVAALTDKGAVGAFDVRGDTIAYTQANLASGAQLYAMKPGAAPAQLTELNKKRLADVRWGQYEQFSFKGANGDTVYGHVMKPWNAEAGKKYPVAFLVHGGPQGSFGNGWSYRWNPQVYAGAGYATVFIDFHGSTGYGQSFTDSISGDWGGKPLEDLQKGLDAAVQKFSWLDRERSCALGASYGGYMVNWIAGNWPDGFRCLVNHDGVFDNRGMAYSTEEQWFTDWENGGAYYAVPQNHERFNPVNHVNKWKTPMLVIQGELDFRIPTAQALSTFTALQRKGIDSQLLVFPDENHWVLKPANSLQWHHTVINWLDKHLKSPAQK from the coding sequence ATGAAATTTCGTTTGCCGAGCTTGCTGCCGCATTGGCCGCAATTACTACCCATCGCAGCCGCTACCCTGGCCGCCACCACCGCGATGGCCGCACCGCGCGGCTTTACCGTGGAAGACCTGGTCAACATGGAACGGGTCGGCAGCCCGGCTGTGTCGCCTGATGCAAGCCGCGTCGTGTATACCGTGCGCAGCACCGACCTGGCCAAGAACCGCGGCCATACCGAACTGTGGATGGTCGACCTGCGCGCGGCCAAGCCTGCGCCGCGGCGCCTGACCAGCCACGCTTCGAACAGCACCGACCCGGAATGGGCGCCCTCGGGCGACGCCGTCTACTTCTTGTCGAGCCGTTCGGGCTCGTCGCAGGTGTGGCGCATTCCTGTTGCTGGCGCCAAAGCCGGCGCCGGGCCGGTCAAGGTCACCGACCTGCCGCTCGACGTCGACAGCTTCCGGGTCTCGCCCACGGGCGAGCGGCTGGCGTTGAGCATGTCGGTGTTCCGCGATTGCGCCAATCTAGCATGCACCAAGGAGCGCGCCGCTGCCAAGGCCAAGGACAAGGCCAGCGGCAAGCTGTACGACCGACTGTTCGTGCGCCATTGGGATACCTGGAAAGACCACCGCAACGCGGTGCTGTTCTCGGCGCCGCTCGACGCCAGCGGCAAGGTAAGCGCGGCGCCGGTCAACCTGTCCGGCACGCTCGACGGCGACGTGCCTTCGAAGCCCTTCGGCGACCGCGAGGAGTTCCGCTTCAGCCCGGATGGCAAGACCATCGTGTTTTCGGTGCGCCTGGCTGGCAAGACCGAAGCCTGGTCGACCAATTTCGACCTGTACAGCGTGCCCGCCACGGGCGGCGCCGCGCCTCGCAACCTGACGCCCGACAATCCGGCCTGGGACGCCAAGGGCGTGTATTCGCCAGACGGCCGCACCCTCGCCTACCTGGCGATGGCACGTCCCGGCTTCGAGGCCGACCGCTTCCAGATCATGTTGATGGACGTGGCCAGCGGCGACAAGCGCAAGCTGGCGGCCGACTGGGACCGCTCGCCCGGCAGCCTGCACTGGAGCGCCGACGGCAAGGCCTTGATCGTCGACGCCGAAGACCTGGGCCAGCACCGCCTGTTCTCGATCGATGTCGCGACCGGCAAGGTGGCCGCCCTGACCGACAAGGGCGCGGTCGGCGCCTTCGATGTGCGCGGCGATACCATCGCCTACACCCAGGCCAACCTGGCGTCCGGCGCGCAGCTGTACGCCATGAAGCCGGGCGCCGCGCCTGCCCAGCTTACCGAGCTTAACAAGAAGCGCCTGGCGGACGTACGCTGGGGCCAGTACGAGCAATTCAGCTTCAAGGGCGCCAACGGCGACACGGTCTACGGTCATGTGATGAAACCGTGGAACGCCGAGGCCGGCAAGAAATACCCGGTCGCCTTCCTGGTGCACGGCGGCCCGCAGGGCAGCTTCGGCAACGGCTGGAGCTACCGCTGGAATCCGCAGGTGTATGCCGGCGCCGGCTATGCCACCGTGTTCATCGACTTCCACGGCTCGACCGGCTACGGCCAGTCATTCACCGACTCGATCAGCGGCGACTGGGGCGGCAAGCCGCTCGAGGATCTGCAAAAAGGCCTGGACGCGGCAGTGCAGAAATTCTCCTGGCTCGACCGCGAACGCAGCTGCGCGCTGGGCGCGTCCTACGGCGGCTACATGGTGAACTGGATCGCCGGTAACTGGCCCGACGGCTTCCGCTGCCTGGTCAACCATGACGGGGTGTTCGACAACCGCGGCATGGCCTACTCGACCGAAGAACAGTGGTTCACCGATTGGGAAAACGGCGGCGCCTACTACGCCGTGCCGCAGAACCACGAGCGCTTCAATCCGGTCAACCACGTCAACAAGTGGAAGACGCCGATGCTGGTGATCCAGGGCGAACTCGATTTCCGGATCCCGACCGCGCAAGCCCTGTCGACGTTTACGGCGCTGCAACGCAAGGGCATCGACAGCCAGCTGCTGGTGTTCCCGGACGAGAACCACTGGGTGCTGAAACCGGCCAATTCGCTGCAGTGGCACCATACGGTGATCAACTGGCTGGACAAGCACTTGAAATCGCCAGCGCAGAAGTAA
- a CDS encoding pilin, which translates to MNFKQMQTKKAEGGFTLIELMIVVAIIGILAAVAIPAYQNYTVKAKIGAALGSVSSIKTAVGVCIQENGGVEADCDSGKNGIPAETGAGAFAATKEVAKVGVADGVITITMGTGIGDGVDGLAVTMTPEVSDATVAWTNDTTITHAAALELIEKNNAPVAATTPTAP; encoded by the coding sequence ATGAACTTCAAGCAAATGCAAACCAAAAAAGCCGAAGGCGGCTTCACCCTGATCGAATTGATGATCGTCGTCGCGATTATCGGTATCCTGGCTGCGGTGGCAATTCCTGCTTACCAGAACTACACCGTCAAGGCCAAGATCGGCGCAGCCCTGGGTTCGGTCTCTTCGATCAAGACCGCAGTTGGCGTGTGCATCCAGGAAAACGGCGGCGTGGAAGCTGATTGCGATAGCGGTAAGAACGGCATTCCTGCTGAAACCGGCGCCGGCGCCTTCGCGGCCACCAAAGAAGTTGCCAAAGTCGGCGTCGCTGATGGTGTCATCACCATCACCATGGGTACCGGAATCGGTGACGGTGTCGATGGGCTGGCCGTGACCATGACGCCAGAGGTGAGCGACGCCACCGTGGCCTGGACCAATGACACCACCATCACCCACGCTGCGGCACTGGAACTGATCGAAAAGAACAACGCTCCGGTTGCTGCAACTACCCCGACCGCTCCGTAA